The genomic window ATCGCGCAGCGCCGGCCGAGCAGGGTCGTCACATACTTTCTGGCCCGTGCTTCCTCGCGGCAACTCTCCATGAAACTTTTGATGTGAGAATAACGGGCAAAGTAGTTATCAATAAAAACCTGTGCCTCCTTCGGCTTGATGCCGAGATCCTTGCCGAGACTGAAGGCACCCATGCCGTAAATCACGCCGAAGTTGATGGTCTTGGCCTGGCGCCGCTGCTCCGGGGTGACCATCTCCGGAAACACGTTGAAGACCTCGCTGGCGGTGCGGACGTGAATATCCTCGTTGGCGGCGAAGCTCTCCTTCAGGGTCGGTTCGTCGGCCATGTGGGCCAGCACCCGGAGCTCGACCTGCGAGTAATCGGCCGATATGATGATATTGCCGTCCGACGCAATGAAGGCCTCGCGGATGCGCCGCCCCTCCTCGGTCCGGATCGGGATATTCTGCAGATTCGGCTCACTCGATGAAAGCCGTCCGGTCGCCGTAATCGCCTGGTTAAAAGATGTGTGAATGCGTCCGGTTTCCGGATTTACAATCTTCGGCAGGGCATCGCTGTAGGTGCTCTTGAGTTTCGAAACCGAACGATAATCGAGGATCCGGGCGGCGATCTCGTGTTCCTGGGCCAGGTTGGTCAGGACCTCGACATTGGTCGACCAGCCGGTCTTGGTTTTCTTGCCGCGCGGCAGCTGCAGATGCTCGAACAGCACGTCGCCGAGCTGCTTGGGGGAACCGATATTGAAGTTGACGCCGGCCAGCGCATGGATCTCTTCTTCGAGCTCGGCCAGTTTCCCCTTCATCTCAACCGACAATCCGCCGAGGAATTCGGCATCGATGCGGACGCCGGTCCACTCCATGTCGGTGAGGATCTCCATCAGCGGCATCTCGACATCGTGAAACAGCCGCTCCTGCTCCTCGGACTTGACCATCGGCTCCAGCTTCTCGGCGAGGCGCAGGGTGATATCGGCATCCTCGGCAGCATAAACCGTCGCCTTTTCAATCTCGACTTCCGAGAAACAGATCTGTTTTTTGCCGCTGCCGGCAACCTCGCTGTAGGGAATCGTCCGATAGTCAAGCAGGTCGGCGGCCAGGGCATCCATGCCGTGTGACTTGGATGCCGGGTTAGCCAGGTAGGAGGCGAGCATGGTGTCGCAGGTCACCCCCTTGATATTGATTCCGCCACGGCGCAGGACCAGGGCGTCATACTTGACATTCTGACCGATCTTCGCCTTGTCCGGATTTTCGAGTAGCGGCTTCAGGGTATCAACTACCTGCTGACGATCGAGCTGATCCGGGGCCCCGAGATAGCTGTGCCCGACCGGCAGGTACCACGCCTCCCCCGGTTCAACGGCAAACGAGAAGCCGACCAGGTCGGCCCGGGTCGCGATCAGGCTGGTGGTTTCGGTATCGAAGGCGAAGCGGTCGGCCGATTCGAGCTTGCCGAGCAGCGCATCGAACTGCTCCTGGTTGAGCACGCAGTGGTAATTCTCGCCGGAAGCCTGGTCGATTACCGAAAACTCCTGCAGAAGTTTGTAGAATTCGAGCCGCTTGAACAGATCGGTCAATGCGTCATTGTCCGGTTCACCCAGGGGATAATCTTCATCCCCGTCAAGTGGCACATCATCAATCAGGGTGACCAGTTTTTTCGAAATCAGTGCCAGGTCACCAAAGTTTTCAAGGTTTTCGCGACGCTTGCCTTTCAGCTGGTCAAGGTTGGCCAGCAGGTTCTCGACTGTACCGAACTCCTTGATCAGAGCGACTGCCGTCTTTTCGCCGATCCCCGGAATACCGGGGACATTATCGGAGCTGTCACCGGCCAGGGCCTGAACCTCGATCACCTTGTCGGGCGTTCCGCCAAACCGTTCGGCGACCTCTTCAGGCCCCGAGCGCTTATCTTTCATCGTGTCAAGCAGGCTCACCTTGTCGGAGACAATCTGCATCATGTCTTTGTCGCCGGTAACGACAACGACATCATAGTTGTCGGCGGAAAACTGTTTGGCCAGGGTCGCCATGATATCATCGGCCTCATACCCCGGCTTTTCGATACACGGGATATTGAAACCGGCAACCAGCTCTTTAATCAGCGGAATCTGCGGCACCAGGTCGTCCGGCATCGCCGCCCGATTCGCCTTGTATTCGGGATACATCTCTTTGCGAAAAGTCGGTGCTTTGCTGTCGAAAACCACCGCGATATGCTCAGGTTTTTCATCCCGGAGAATCTTCAGCAGCATGTTGGCGAAGCCGAATACGGCATTGGTCGGCTCACCTTTGCTGTTGCTGAGATGGCGCACCGCATAATAGGCCCGGTAAATATAGGAAGAACCGTCGATGAGATAGAGTTTTCCAGTTGATTCTGACATGCAATTGACTCCAGGAAGTGGTTGGTCGGATTATTTCATAATTACGATTAAAGGTAAACGAATACAGGATCAAACTTGGATCAGCCTGAATCCACCGACCATGGCTCTTCCAATATCTCAGTTTACGCTTGTAACTTATTTGATTTCCTTGCTTTTTCGCTATAATGTGAATATTATTGGTAGCTAATCAATTGTGGATTTTTTTATGCTTGCACTGCAGCCAAAACAGGTCAAAATTTTCGTACTCGCTTCAATCTGCATCTGCGGACTGTCAATCGGGTATTTTTGCGCACAATTGGCCGGGGTCCTGTTGCAACCGGAGGAAGCCTCTGGTCCGGCAGCCGGCAATACCGACCGCGCCGGTACGCCCCGAACTGTCGCCGTTGACACCGGCCTGATCCTCGACAGAAACATATTCGACCCGGCGATGCGCGGCCAGGAACAGGAACCGGAGCAACCGGCTCGCGAAACCAGCGCTCCGGTGAACGTCGTGACCGCCAGCGACCTGAAACTGTTCGGTACGGTCGACGGCGGTAATGATCCGCTGGCGCTGATCGAGTCTGGCGGCAAGGTCAAGGTCTACCGCATCGGCGACGAAATCCCGGGCGGCGGGCAACTTTTGGAGGTTTCGCGCAACGAGGCGATTATCACCCGTGCCGACGGCAGCCGGGCGAAACTGGTTATCGTCAAGCCGGAGCTGGCAAGCACCGCAAGAACCTCGACACCGACCGGCGGCGGTATTCGCAGTCTCGGCGACAACCGCTGGACGGTGGCACGCGATGAAGTCGAAAAAGCCCGAAGCAACCTCAACCAGCTCCTCAAGTCTGCCCGCATGGAACCGAATATCGTCAATGGACAGACCGAAGGGTTTATCGTCAAGATGGTCCGGCCGAAGTCGCTGCTGGCCCAGCTCGGCATCCGCCGCGGCGACAAGGTCAGGCGGGTCAACGGCGTCGAACTCAACTCGCAGGAGAAGGCTCTGCAGATTTTTCAGCAGCTGCGTGAGGCCAAACGTTTAACAGTCGACCTCGAGAGAGGAAACGAAAACCTGACCTTTGATTATGAAGTCAACTAGTTTCCACATGGAAGCACAAAGGAGATTGAACATGACGTATCGTGTTCTCCGGATATTTGTTCTGGCATGCCTTGTATGGGGGATCGCTTCAAGCGCTCTCGCCGCCGAACCGCAGGCCGAAGGGATCGCCATCGACTTCCGGGATGTCGAGCTCACCGATCTGATCCAGACGATCAGCGAGATGACCGGCAAAAACTTTATTTACGATGACACCCTGAAGGGAAAGGTCAGCATCATCTCCCCGGAAAGGATGTCGCCGGATGAAGCATACGAGGCCTTCCTTTCGGTTCTCAGCGTCAAGGGGTTCACCCTGGTGCCGACCGGCCGGACCAACAAGATCGTTCCGATCCGCATTGCCAAGGAGAGTAACCTGCCGACCGGAACCACGGTCCCTTCCGGCGAACAGTACGTCACCCAGTTGATCCGGATGAAATATGTCGATGCCGGCGACCTGGCGACCGCGGTGCTCAAGGATCTGGTACCGAAAACCAGCCATGTCGCTGCTTACGGTCCGTCGAACACCCTGATTATTACCGACAATGCGGCGAACATCGAGCGGCTGGTCCAGATCATTCGCCAGCTCGATGTGCCGACCACCCTCGAACAGATTGAGATTATTCCGTTGCAGTATGCCGGCGCCGAAGAGCTGACCGATATCATCACGCAATTGCTGAGTCGCGGCGCTGTCACCCCGGCCGCACGCGGCCGGAGAGCAGCCCAGGCAGCCCAGGCGGGTGACAGCGAGACGACCCGGGTCATCCCGTATCCCCGGACCAATGCCCTGATCGTCATTGCCGCCAAGGGCGAACTGCAGACGATTCGCAGCCTGGTTGAGCAGCTTGACCAGTCGCCGCCGGACGACCGTTCCTACATAAATGTCTATTACCTTGAGAATGCCGATGCGACCAGCCTGGCCGGCACCCTCAACGAAATCCTTACCGGAATCAGCCAGAAGGCGCGCCAGGAACGCACCGCCCAGAATACACAGCAACCGGTCAACCTGAAGCAGGTGACCATTACCGCCGACAAGCCGACCAATTCCCTGGTCATCAACGCCCGGCCGGAAGAGTTCGAGATCATCAAGTCGATCGTTTCCAAGCTCGACATCAAGCGCAAACAGGTCTTCGTCGAGGCGCTGATCATGGAGCTGTCGCTTGATGCGACCAAGAATCTCGGTATCTCGATCGTCGGTGCCGGTGCCAACCGGGATGGTGACGGCGGTATTATCGGCGGCAGTAACCTGAATTCGAACCCGACGACCAACGCCGTCAACCTGACCGATTTCCAAGATGACGGATCTGGCATCCCGTCGGTTCTCGGCAAGGCGGTCAACGGCCTGATGGCCGGCGGTTTCCTTAACCCGACGACGATTACCGGGCCCGATGGGATCGATATCACTGTTCCGGCTCTTTCGGTGCTGATCGACCTCTCGCAGTCGGACGGCGACGTCAACATCCTGGCGGCACCGCGGCTTCTGACCTCCGATAACGAGGAGGCCGAAATCATTATCGGGTCGAACATCCCGGTCATCACTGAACGATTGACCGACACCGGCGGTTCCGGCGGTCTCGCCCAGTCGGTTTCGATCGAGAGGCAGGATGCCGCCCTGACCCTCCGCTTCACGCCGCAGGTCACCGAGGGAGATGAAGTCCGGCTCAACATCCATCAGGAGATCACCGACGTTGCCTCGACCAATGACCAGATCGGACCGACCCTGACCAAGCGGCTGCTGCGCAACACGGTGATCGCCGAAAACGGTCGAACCATAGCGCTCGGCGGCCTGATCAGCACCAATATTCAGGACACGATC from Desulfuromonas sp. includes these protein-coding regions:
- a CDS encoding DNA polymerase I translates to MSESTGKLYLIDGSSYIYRAYYAVRHLSNSKGEPTNAVFGFANMLLKILRDEKPEHIAVVFDSKAPTFRKEMYPEYKANRAAMPDDLVPQIPLIKELVAGFNIPCIEKPGYEADDIMATLAKQFSADNYDVVVVTGDKDMMQIVSDKVSLLDTMKDKRSGPEEVAERFGGTPDKVIEVQALAGDSSDNVPGIPGIGEKTAVALIKEFGTVENLLANLDQLKGKRRENLENFGDLALISKKLVTLIDDVPLDGDEDYPLGEPDNDALTDLFKRLEFYKLLQEFSVIDQASGENYHCVLNQEQFDALLGKLESADRFAFDTETTSLIATRADLVGFSFAVEPGEAWYLPVGHSYLGAPDQLDRQQVVDTLKPLLENPDKAKIGQNVKYDALVLRRGGINIKGVTCDTMLASYLANPASKSHGMDALAADLLDYRTIPYSEVAGSGKKQICFSEVEIEKATVYAAEDADITLRLAEKLEPMVKSEEQERLFHDVEMPLMEILTDMEWTGVRIDAEFLGGLSVEMKGKLAELEEEIHALAGVNFNIGSPKQLGDVLFEHLQLPRGKKTKTGWSTNVEVLTNLAQEHEIAARILDYRSVSKLKSTYSDALPKIVNPETGRIHTSFNQAITATGRLSSSEPNLQNIPIRTEEGRRIREAFIASDGNIIISADYSQVELRVLAHMADEPTLKESFAANEDIHVRTASEVFNVFPEMVTPEQRRQAKTINFGVIYGMGAFSLGKDLGIKPKEAQVFIDNYFARYSHIKSFMESCREEARARKYVTTLLGRRCAIPEIDSSNGAVRSYAERNAINYPIQGSAADIIKVAMINIARRLEEEGLNAKMVIQVHDELVFDVPASEADTVKSLIKEEMENAVPISVPLLVEVGAGKNWHEAH
- the gspD gene encoding type II secretion system protein GspD — encoded protein: MKSTSFHMEAQRRLNMTYRVLRIFVLACLVWGIASSALAAEPQAEGIAIDFRDVELTDLIQTISEMTGKNFIYDDTLKGKVSIISPERMSPDEAYEAFLSVLSVKGFTLVPTGRTNKIVPIRIAKESNLPTGTTVPSGEQYVTQLIRMKYVDAGDLATAVLKDLVPKTSHVAAYGPSNTLIITDNAANIERLVQIIRQLDVPTTLEQIEIIPLQYAGAEELTDIITQLLSRGAVTPAARGRRAAQAAQAGDSETTRVIPYPRTNALIVIAAKGELQTIRSLVEQLDQSPPDDRSYINVYYLENADATSLAGTLNEILTGISQKARQERTAQNTQQPVNLKQVTITADKPTNSLVINARPEEFEIIKSIVSKLDIKRKQVFVEALIMELSLDATKNLGISIVGAGANRDGDGGIIGGSNLNSNPTTNAVNLTDFQDDGSGIPSVLGKAVNGLMAGGFLNPTTITGPDGIDITVPALSVLIDLSQSDGDVNILAAPRLLTSDNEEAEIIIGSNIPVITERLTDTGGSGGLAQSVSIERQDAALTLRFTPQVTEGDEVRLNIHQEITDVASTNDQIGPTLTKRLLRNTVIAENGRTIALGGLISTNIQDTITKVPLLGDIPILGWLFKRKDVIEKKTNLLIFITPHIIRTADDL